A genome region from Brevinematales bacterium includes the following:
- a CDS encoding DUF2231 domain-containing protein, translated as MKKTLLILLTILLVTLSTTSIFAHDKGKIPASEVEKIQVYPSITKLHPPTTHFAIGFPIFLLLAEILYLITKRKPDIIELFMVIVAVGGVLLGTISGLYIYYNMQEPVIKEAHEVFEAHEILGIILSIIYLVILGIRILYEVVKDEKAKSLVRWIYLSILAFSVLLLLYQGWLGGVMVYEYGIGVIYQYLM; from the coding sequence ATGAAAAAAACACTATTAATTTTGCTAACCATCTTACTAGTTACATTATCAACAACATCAATATTCGCACATGACAAAGGTAAAATACCAGCTTCTGAAGTTGAAAAAATACAAGTATATCCTAGCATTACCAAACTACATCCACCAACAACTCATTTCGCTATAGGATTCCCAATATTCCTTTTACTAGCTGAAATACTATACCTTATAACCAAAAGAAAACCAGACATAATAGAGCTTTTCATGGTTATAGTAGCAGTAGGAGGAGTATTATTAGGAACAATAAGTGGATTATACATCTACTATAACATGCAAGAACCCGTTATAAAAGAAGCACATGAAGTATTCGAAGCTCATGAAATACTAGGAATAATACTCAGCATAATATACCTTGTAATACTAGGTATAAGAATACTATACGAAGTAGTTAAAGATGAAAAAGCAAAAAGTCTAGTTAGGTGGATATATTTGTCTATTCTAGCATTCTCAGTACTATTACTATTATATCAAGGATGGTTAGGCGGAGTAATGGTATATGAATACGGTATAGGTGTTATATACCAGTACTTAATGTAA